Proteins from one Thioflavicoccus mobilis 8321 genomic window:
- the rplK gene encoding 50S ribosomal protein L11, translating into MAKKITAYIKLQVKAGEATPSPPVGPALGQHGVNIMEFCKAFNAKTQNLEKGMPTPVVITVYSDRSFTFITKTPPASILLKKVAGVAKGSPTPNLNKVGTVTRAQLEEIAHAKMPDLTAADLDAAVRTIAGSARAMGLNVEGVE; encoded by the coding sequence ATGGCAAAGAAGATCACGGCTTATATCAAGCTGCAGGTGAAGGCTGGCGAGGCCACGCCGAGCCCGCCGGTCGGTCCGGCGCTCGGTCAGCACGGCGTCAACATCATGGAGTTCTGCAAGGCGTTCAACGCCAAGACGCAGAACCTGGAAAAGGGGATGCCGACACCGGTCGTCATCACCGTCTACTCCGATCGCAGTTTCACCTTCATCACCAAGACCCCGCCGGCATCCATTCTGCTGAAGAAGGTGGCGGGGGTCGCCAAGGGCAGTCCGACACCGAACCTCAACAAGGTCGGTACGGTGACGCGGGCCCAGTTGGAAGAGATCGCGCATGCCAAGATGCCCGACCTGACAGCGGCCGACCTCGACGCGGCGGTGCGCACAATCGCGGGCAGCGCGCGGGCGATGGGGCTGAATGTCGAGGGGGTAGAGTGA
- the nusG gene encoding transcription termination/antitermination protein NusG, producing MSKRWYVIHAYSGFESQVKRSLEERIRRAGMEEMFGSILVPTEEVVEMRGGQQRKSERKFFPGYVLVNMDLTDDTWHLVKSVPKVMGFIGGTGDRPAPIPEKQAEAILQRVQEGGEKPRPKVLYEPGEVVRVVDGPFTDFNGVVEEVDYEKSRVKVSVLIFGRATPVDLEFGQIEKG from the coding sequence GTGAGCAAGCGCTGGTACGTCATCCACGCCTATTCAGGCTTCGAGTCCCAGGTCAAGCGATCGCTCGAGGAGCGTATCCGTCGCGCCGGCATGGAAGAGATGTTCGGCTCGATCCTCGTTCCGACCGAGGAGGTGGTCGAGATGCGCGGGGGGCAGCAGCGCAAGAGCGAGCGCAAGTTCTTCCCCGGCTACGTGCTCGTCAACATGGACTTGACCGACGATACCTGGCACCTGGTCAAGAGCGTGCCGAAGGTGATGGGCTTCATCGGTGGCACCGGCGATCGGCCTGCGCCGATTCCGGAGAAGCAGGCCGAGGCCATCCTGCAGCGGGTACAAGAGGGCGGCGAGAAGCCACGGCCCAAGGTCCTCTACGAGCCGGGCGAGGTGGTGCGGGTGGTCGATGGCCCCTTCACGGACTTCAATGGTGTCGTCGAAGAGGTCGATTACGAGAAGAGCCGTGTGAAGGTCTCGGTACTGATCTTCGGCCGCGCAACGCCGGTCGACTTGGAGTTCGGGCAGATCGAGAAGGGTTGA
- the secE gene encoding preprotein translocase subunit SecE, with protein sequence MNARAEASNSRLDTVKLAVAVALLVGGIFAFYFFADYSTLLRVIGLLAIGAAAVAIALQTARGRRLWQFVGDSRAEIRKVVWPTRQETMQTTLVVMAMVLVLGIILWVFDSILMSLVRFLVGRGG encoded by the coding sequence ATGAATGCACGTGCTGAAGCTTCGAATAGCCGCCTGGATACAGTCAAGCTGGCGGTGGCGGTGGCGTTGCTGGTAGGGGGCATCTTCGCCTTCTACTTTTTCGCCGACTATTCGACCCTGCTGCGCGTCATCGGTCTGCTCGCGATCGGTGCGGCGGCCGTGGCGATCGCGCTGCAGACGGCGCGTGGACGGCGGTTGTGGCAGTTCGTCGGCGATTCCCGTGCCGAGATCCGCAAGGTCGTTTGGCCGACGCGTCAGGAGACGATGCAGACGACGCTGGTCGTCATGGCGATGGTGCTGGTCCTCGGCATCATCCTTTGGGTGTTCGATTCCATCCTGATGTCGCTGGTGCGCTTCCTCGTCGGCCGTGGAGGCTGA
- the tuf gene encoding elongation factor Tu, giving the protein MSKGKFERKKPHVNVGTIGHVDHGKTTLTAAITLHQAKKFGGEARAYDQIDNAPEERERGITIATAHVEYETDNRHYAHVDCPGHADYVKNMITGAAQMDGAILVVSAADGPMPQTREHILLARQVGVPYIVVFLNKSDMVDDAELLELVEMEVRELLDSYGFPGDDTPIITGSALKALEGDESEQGGPAIDKLMEALDSYIPEPERAIDGAFLMPIEDVFSISGRGTVVTGRVERGIIKVGDEVAIVGIKDTTKTTCTGVEMFRKLLDQGQAGDNIGALLRGTKRDDVERGQVLAKPGSITPHTHFEAEVYVLGKEEGGRHTPFFNGYRPQFYFRTTDVTGACELPEGVEMVMPGDNVRMTVQLIAPIAMEEGLRFAVREGGRTVGAGVVSKVIE; this is encoded by the coding sequence ATGTCCAAAGGAAAATTCGAGAGAAAGAAGCCGCACGTCAATGTTGGGACGATTGGGCACGTTGATCACGGCAAGACGACGCTGACGGCGGCGATCACGCTGCACCAGGCGAAGAAATTCGGTGGTGAGGCACGCGCCTACGACCAGATCGACAATGCGCCGGAAGAGCGCGAGCGCGGCATCACGATCGCGACGGCACACGTCGAGTACGAGACCGACAATCGCCACTACGCGCACGTGGACTGCCCCGGTCACGCCGACTACGTGAAGAACATGATCACGGGTGCGGCGCAGATGGACGGCGCGATCTTGGTCGTCTCGGCGGCCGATGGTCCGATGCCGCAGACGCGCGAGCACATCCTGCTGGCGCGCCAGGTGGGCGTGCCCTACATCGTCGTGTTCCTGAACAAGTCGGACATGGTCGACGACGCCGAGCTTTTGGAGCTGGTCGAGATGGAAGTGCGCGAGCTGCTCGACAGCTACGGCTTCCCGGGCGACGACACGCCGATCATCACCGGCTCGGCGCTCAAGGCGCTGGAAGGCGATGAGAGCGAGCAGGGTGGGCCGGCGATCGACAAGCTGATGGAAGCGCTCGACAGCTACATACCCGAGCCCGAGCGTGCGATCGACGGGGCGTTCCTGATGCCGATCGAAGACGTCTTCTCGATCTCGGGTCGCGGCACCGTGGTCACCGGGCGCGTCGAGCGTGGCATCATCAAGGTGGGCGACGAAGTCGCGATTGTCGGCATCAAGGACACCACCAAGACCACGTGCACGGGCGTGGAGATGTTCCGCAAGCTGCTCGATCAAGGGCAGGCGGGCGACAACATCGGCGCGCTGCTGCGTGGCACCAAGCGCGACGATGTCGAGCGCGGTCAGGTGTTGGCGAAGCCCGGGAGCATCACGCCGCACACGCACTTCGAGGCCGAGGTGTACGTGCTGGGCAAGGAAGAGGGAGGTCGTCACACGCCGTTCTTCAACGGGTATCGGCCGCAGTTCTACTTTCGCACGACGGACGTGACGGGGGCGTGCGAGCTGCCCGAGGGCGTGGAGATGGTGATGCCGGGTGACAACGTGCGCATGACGGTGCAGTTGATTGCGCCGATTGCGATGGAAGAGGGGCTGCGCTTCGCGGTGCGCGAAGGTGGTCGGACCGTCGGCGCCGGCGTCGTCTCCAAGGTCATCGAGTAA